The proteins below are encoded in one region of Sulfolobus sp. A20:
- a CDS encoding sugar nucleotide-binding protein, with amino-acid sequence MKIAVTDEGEVAKTIAVYLGKSYEVIIVDTPSSVIREKPNVIIHTNEIPMNDSIQNPPLAWTFNTWYAINIARAGSKIGSVNIYLSTFMVYDGKKGYYKEHNTPSPLNYYGLSKLVAETTIMGLGNYLILRLGALFSLSYKGFLYPFIRASVKGKILRCNKNFYLSIISTQSLAKVIKHFIEKDARGVINVGSNRISMLDFCNYLSDVFGNEIVEVNGSMRDFSLDDWLLRAYNVKINAKDNIMSLVEQKLFNN; translated from the coding sequence TTGAAAATAGCAGTGACTGATGAGGGAGAAGTTGCTAAGACAATTGCCGTATATTTAGGTAAATCGTACGAGGTGATTATAGTCGACACTCCGTCTAGCGTGATCAGAGAAAAGCCTAACGTTATTATTCACACTAATGAAATACCCATGAACGATAGCATTCAAAATCCTCCGTTAGCCTGGACTTTTAATACATGGTATGCTATCAATATAGCAAGGGCTGGTTCTAAGATAGGGAGCGTTAACATATATCTTTCGACCTTTATGGTATATGATGGTAAGAAGGGGTACTATAAGGAACATAATACTCCATCTCCCCTAAATTATTACGGTTTAAGTAAGTTAGTAGCTGAGACTACTATAATGGGACTGGGGAACTACTTAATTTTAAGATTAGGTGCCTTATTTTCTTTAAGCTACAAGGGTTTTCTATATCCTTTTATAAGAGCATCAGTAAAGGGTAAAATTCTAAGATGTAACAAAAACTTCTATCTATCAATAATCAGTACTCAGTCATTAGCAAAGGTGATAAAGCATTTTATAGAAAAAGATGCTAGAGGTGTAATAAACGTAGGTAGTAATAGAATTTCTATGTTAGATTTTTGTAATTATTTATCGGATGTTTTCGGAAACGAGATTGTTGAAGTCAATGGTTCTATGAGAGATTTTTCGTTGGATGATTGGTTACTTAGAGCATATAACGTTAAAATAAATGCGAAGGATAATATAATGAGTTTAGTTGAGCAAAAGCTTTTTAACAACTAG
- a CDS encoding transcriptional regulator — MSKSFLTTREKILILLTYSDEPLSAKEIMSRLGIRKEKEVYEHLEHLAKSSKRKDFILIIIPPRCKSCGYVFDSEKIKRPTKCPICKSEKIDSPKFLIRKK; from the coding sequence TTGAGCAAAAGCTTTTTAACAACTAGGGAGAAAATTTTAATTCTCTTAACCTATTCAGATGAACCATTAAGTGCAAAAGAGATAATGAGTAGATTGGGTATAAGAAAAGAGAAGGAAGTCTATGAACATTTAGAACATTTAGCGAAATCAAGTAAGAGAAAGGACTTCATATTAATAATAATACCACCCAGATGCAAGAGTTGTGGTTACGTTTTTGATTCTGAGAAAATAAAGAGGCCAACGAAATGTCCCATATGTAAATCGGAAAAGATTGATTCGCCAAAATTTTTAATTAGGAAAAAGTAA
- a CDS encoding HAD family hydrolase: protein MRAVFVDLGETLVHFKPRYHENVLIALKDYGYEVDEAKLFRAINRILGRHHYPSPEYGGLSSLDFAELFYELKIYPDRTVIKELNSKNLLSGEYQLYDDAIPFLEGVKSLGLKIVLISNATRSLYRIIEDLGIKKYFDGIVASCDLNIMKPHPKIFSYAVKLAGGDGIHIGDVYEIDVLGAKRAGLEALLIDRQNFYSEIKEKRVNNLLEALELVKERSKSYYKS, encoded by the coding sequence ATGAGAGCTGTATTTGTAGACTTAGGAGAGACTTTAGTACATTTCAAACCTAGATATCATGAAAACGTCTTGATTGCTCTGAAGGACTACGGATATGAAGTAGATGAAGCGAAATTATTTAGAGCTATTAATAGGATTCTAGGAAGACACCATTATCCTAGTCCAGAATATGGAGGGCTTTCTTCATTAGATTTTGCAGAACTATTTTATGAATTAAAGATTTATCCAGATCGGACAGTTATTAAAGAATTAAATTCAAAGAATTTGTTGTCTGGTGAGTATCAATTGTATGATGATGCAATTCCCTTTTTAGAAGGTGTAAAGAGTTTAGGTCTTAAAATAGTTTTAATAAGTAACGCTACAAGAAGCCTTTATAGGATAATAGAGGATTTAGGAATTAAGAAATATTTTGATGGTATCGTAGCTTCTTGTGATTTGAACATTATGAAGCCACACCCCAAAATTTTCTCTTATGCCGTTAAATTAGCAGGAGGTGATGGTATACATATTGGAGATGTCTATGAAATAGACGTACTGGGAGCTAAGAGAGCTGGGTTAGAAGCCTTATTGATAGATAGACAAAACTTTTACTCAGAGATAAAAGAGAAAAGGGTGAACAATCTATTAGAAGCATTAGAGCTAGTAAAAGAGAGGTCGAAAAGTTACTACAAAAGTTAG
- a CDS encoding METTL5 family protein yields the protein MLDAGCGTGIFCLAVTLLGGYCVCVDIDLESLKVAKEMFNELGLLVDLVNVDIRFFKANFDVVIQNPPFGVVNKGIDIQFLISAFNNAKIIYSIHKFNRRTREIITNLAKERGFKVSVITEKYRLKQYYPWHKERFHEFLVDVYLFTKIL from the coding sequence ATATTAGATGCTGGATGTGGTACAGGCATTTTTTGTTTAGCTGTAACTTTGTTGGGAGGATATTGTGTTTGTGTCGATATTGATTTGGAATCGTTAAAGGTTGCTAAAGAAATGTTTAATGAGTTAGGTCTATTAGTGGACTTAGTAAATGTTGACATAAGATTCTTTAAAGCCAATTTTGATGTAGTAATACAAAATCCTCCGTTCGGAGTGGTTAATAAGGGAATTGACATACAATTTCTAATATCTGCTTTCAACAATGCTAAAATAATTTACTCAATTCATAAATTCAATAGAAGAACTAGAGAGATAATCACTAATCTAGCTAAGGAAAGAGGGTTTAAAGTATCTGTAATTACTGAAAAGTATAGGCTTAAGCAATATTATCCATGGCATAAGGAGAGGTTTCATGAGTTTCTCGTTGACGTTTACTTATTTACTAAAATTTTGTAA
- a CDS encoding phosphoglycolate phosphatase, with the protein MVTSLNDILVASDYDRTLASENNNFVIDSYVAEKVNEFSKKYKFVVVSGREKRFIDILAPNLSPTAWILENGALIFYGNKKYTLCDMEWNERKEKITKILDRLSVKYSVGEVIIYVNNYVNRIRDLEEVEKYATLEINRNDIMILPKGIDKGTSLIKFKQLIKFNGKVVAIGDSENDYALFRVADIKVAVNNALPQVKQIADIITSKPNGLGVLEVLEKILNNELQNFSK; encoded by the coding sequence TTGGTTACAAGTTTGAATGATATTCTAGTTGCATCAGACTATGATAGAACATTGGCCAGTGAAAATAATAACTTTGTTATAGATAGTTATGTTGCTGAGAAAGTTAACGAATTTTCTAAAAAGTATAAATTCGTTGTAGTTAGCGGTAGGGAGAAGAGGTTTATAGATATTTTAGCTCCTAATTTAAGCCCGACAGCCTGGATATTGGAAAATGGAGCTCTAATATTCTATGGAAATAAAAAATATACACTATGTGATATGGAATGGAATGAAAGAAAAGAAAAGATTACTAAGATTTTAGATCGCTTAAGTGTAAAGTATTCCGTTGGAGAAGTCATTATTTATGTTAACAACTACGTAAATAGGATAAGAGATTTAGAAGAAGTGGAAAAATATGCAACTTTAGAAATAAATAGGAATGATATTATGATATTACCGAAGGGCATAGATAAAGGTACAAGCTTAATTAAATTTAAACAATTAATTAAATTCAATGGAAAGGTCGTGGCGATAGGGGATAGTGAAAACGATTATGCGTTATTTAGAGTAGCTGATATAAAAGTAGCTGTTAATAATGCCTTACCTCAAGTGAAGCAAATAGCTGACATAATAACGTCTAAGCCAAATGGACTAGGGGTTCTGGAAGTATTAGAAAAGATTTTAAATAATGAATTACAAAATTTTAGTAAATAA
- a CDS encoding TIM barrel protein — translation MVKIYLGPAGVPHSAKKKNTIDGIKTVKELGLNAMEVEFVQGVRMSKETAQEAGEIAKELGVRLSVHAPYFINLCSEEEEKVKASKQRLLETADRAELLGADAIAIHIAFYGKMGPEECYQRVKAELGEVVDNARSTGIKNVKFGVETMAKETAFGTLDEVISISKEIKGVIPYIDWAHTFARQGGKINYGEIIDKLVKELGLTHINSHFESLEIRKGKYIDEHRSIDYNTPPFEPLAKELIKRDVSITLICESPELERDALKMKEVLLRVGYKFE, via the coding sequence ATGGTAAAAATTTATCTTGGACCTGCTGGAGTTCCTCATTCAGCTAAAAAGAAGAATACTATTGATGGTATAAAGACTGTTAAGGAACTTGGGCTTAACGCCATGGAAGTTGAGTTTGTACAGGGCGTAAGAATGAGCAAAGAAACTGCGCAAGAAGCGGGTGAAATAGCGAAAGAGTTGGGAGTAAGATTGTCTGTTCATGCTCCGTATTTCATTAATTTATGCTCTGAGGAAGAAGAAAAGGTAAAAGCTTCTAAGCAGAGATTACTTGAAACTGCTGATAGAGCTGAATTGTTGGGGGCTGATGCCATTGCAATACATATAGCATTCTACGGAAAAATGGGACCAGAGGAATGTTATCAAAGGGTTAAAGCTGAGCTTGGCGAAGTTGTTGATAATGCTAGATCAACGGGGATTAAAAACGTGAAATTTGGTGTAGAGACTATGGCTAAGGAAACTGCATTCGGGACCTTAGATGAAGTAATATCAATTTCTAAGGAGATAAAGGGAGTCATACCGTACATAGACTGGGCTCATACTTTCGCTAGGCAAGGAGGGAAAATTAACTATGGAGAAATTATTGATAAATTAGTTAAGGAATTGGGACTAACTCATATAAACTCTCACTTCGAGTCTCTAGAAATCAGAAAGGGAAAATACATTGATGAACATAGATCAATAGATTATAATACTCCTCCCTTTGAACCGTTAGCAAAAGAGTTAATCAAAAGGGATGTTTCAATTACTTTAATTTGTGAAAGCCCGGAATTAGAAAGAGATGCTTTAAAAATGAAGGAGGTATTATTACGAGTTGGTTACAAGTTTGAATGA
- a CDS encoding AAA family ATPase, whose protein sequence is MIKGIIRVLSYKGGVGKTSISLALARIISLSSYKVLVYDMDNLFTISKLTESKECEINRHLTFDVYHCNKHDNKFLTLDYDYVIVDTYPGILTNELPKMESEKIFNIFITDYFSLVDTLEYIKLWEDVKVTNLLVVNLISLDEEDQNYINQTPSLSYNNVIRSIVKNKNVKVDHITIIPFIKDYYGSYKIDFPKVESLVGRILF, encoded by the coding sequence TTGATTAAGGGAATCATCAGAGTACTTAGTTATAAGGGCGGGGTAGGTAAGACTTCCATTTCACTTGCTCTGGCAAGAATAATTTCTCTCTCAAGTTATAAAGTATTAGTTTACGATATGGATAATTTATTTACAATATCGAAACTGACTGAATCTAAAGAATGTGAAATTAATAGACATTTAACTTTTGATGTATATCACTGTAATAAGCATGATAATAAGTTTTTAACCTTAGACTATGATTATGTTATTGTAGACACTTATCCTGGAATTTTGACAAATGAATTGCCAAAAATGGAAAGCGAGAAAATATTTAATATCTTTATTACAGACTACTTCTCTCTTGTTGATACCCTAGAATATATTAAGCTTTGGGAGGATGTTAAAGTAACAAATTTGTTAGTTGTAAATTTAATAAGTTTAGATGAGGAGGATCAGAATTACATTAATCAGACACCTTCCTTGAGTTATAATAATGTTATCAGAAGTATAGTAAAGAACAAAAATGTAAAGGTTGATCATATTACAATAATACCGTTTATAAAGGATTATTATGGCTCATACAAGATTGATTTCCCCAAAGTTGAATCGCTAGTTGGTCGAATATTGTTTTAA
- a CDS encoding CBS domain-containing protein, translated as MIKDIMSKKILVAYEEDPLVNVADFMRKNNIGAVAVIDKNGKLIGILTERDIVRAVSDGNLDAKVKDYMTRNVIGVKSEISEAEAGEIMLENHFRHLPIVDDDNKVIGIVSIRDIAKSLLYLEKSKFS; from the coding sequence ATGATTAAGGATATAATGTCCAAAAAAATTTTAGTAGCATATGAGGAAGATCCATTAGTAAATGTTGCTGACTTTATGAGAAAAAATAATATTGGCGCTGTAGCAGTAATTGATAAGAATGGTAAACTTATTGGTATTTTAACTGAGAGAGATATTGTAAGAGCAGTAAGTGATGGAAATCTAGATGCAAAAGTAAAAGACTACATGACTAGGAATGTAATAGGGGTAAAAAGCGAGATTTCAGAAGCTGAAGCTGGAGAAATAATGTTGGAAAATCATTTTAGACACCTACCAATAGTTGATGACGATAATAAGGTAATAGGAATTGTCTCAATAAGGGATATTGCAAAAAGTCTTCTTTATCTAGAAAAAAGTAAATTTTCATAA